A stretch of the Mycobacterium sp. ITM-2016-00317 genome encodes the following:
- a CDS encoding PaaX family transcriptional regulator C-terminal domain-containing protein, giving the protein MRMTARSVVLSVLLGAHPASATAAELVRLTGDFGIREPTVRVALTRMVGAGDLVRSEDGYRLSDRLLARQRRQDDAITPRWTDWDGTWTTLVITSVGTEARARAQLRNTLQDKRFAELREGVWMRPANLDVALQDEIANRVRVLSARDDDPTELAARLWDLSGWSATGHRLLAQMADADDVPGRFVVAAAMVRHLLTDPVLPDELLPAGWPGAALRRAYEDFAAELVARRDGVELMEAT; this is encoded by the coding sequence ATGCGCATGACGGCGCGCTCGGTGGTGCTCAGCGTGCTGCTGGGCGCGCATCCGGCGTCGGCCACGGCAGCCGAGTTGGTCCGGCTCACCGGCGATTTCGGCATCAGGGAGCCGACGGTCCGGGTGGCGCTGACCCGGATGGTGGGTGCGGGCGACCTGGTGCGCTCGGAGGACGGCTACCGGCTCTCGGACCGGCTGCTCGCGCGGCAGCGCCGGCAGGACGACGCGATCACCCCGCGGTGGACGGACTGGGACGGCACCTGGACCACGCTGGTGATCACCAGTGTCGGAACCGAGGCCAGGGCCCGCGCGCAGTTACGAAACACACTGCAGGACAAACGCTTCGCCGAGCTCCGCGAAGGTGTCTGGATGCGCCCGGCGAACCTGGACGTCGCCCTGCAGGACGAGATCGCGAACAGGGTGCGGGTCCTGTCGGCCCGTGACGACGACCCCACAGAACTGGCCGCCCGCCTGTGGGACCTGTCGGGCTGGTCCGCGACCGGGCACCGACTGCTGGCGCAGATGGCCGACGCCGACGACGTGCCGGGCCGGTTCGTGGTCGCGGCGGCGATGGTGCGCCACCTGCTGACCGATCCGGTGCTGCCCGACGAACTGCTGCCCGCCGGCTGGCCCGGTGCCGCGCTGCGGCGTGCCTACGAAGACTTCGCCGCCGAACTGGTCGCGCGGCGTGACGGTGTGGAACTCATGGAGGCGACGTGA
- a CDS encoding crotonase/enoyl-CoA hydratase family protein gives MTVRVEKNDAVTTVILDRPHARNAVDGPTAMDLHAAFDEFDKDDSASVAVLWGDNGTFCAGADLKAMGTPQSNPVHRSGPAPMGPSRMVLSKPVIAAVSGYAVAGGLELALWCDLRILEEDAVMGVFCRRWGVPLIDGGTVRLPRLIGHSRAMDLILTGRAVAADEAHAIGLANRVVPKGQARQHAEALAAELAQWPQQCMRSDRMSMLNQWGMSEADAMDVEFGSLSRVAAESLDGAARFSAGAGRHGQKA, from the coding sequence GTGACGGTCAGGGTGGAGAAGAACGACGCGGTGACCACGGTCATCCTGGACCGGCCGCACGCGCGCAACGCCGTCGACGGACCCACGGCGATGGACCTCCATGCCGCCTTCGACGAATTCGACAAGGACGACTCGGCATCGGTGGCGGTGCTCTGGGGAGACAACGGGACGTTCTGTGCCGGAGCCGATCTCAAGGCGATGGGGACGCCGCAGTCGAATCCCGTGCACCGCTCGGGGCCCGCCCCGATGGGGCCCAGTCGGATGGTGCTGTCCAAGCCGGTGATCGCGGCGGTCAGCGGGTACGCCGTCGCCGGTGGCCTGGAGTTGGCGCTGTGGTGCGATCTGCGCATCCTCGAGGAGGACGCCGTGATGGGTGTCTTCTGCCGCCGCTGGGGCGTGCCGCTGATCGACGGCGGTACCGTGCGGCTGCCTCGGCTGATCGGCCACAGCCGGGCCATGGACCTGATCCTGACGGGCCGCGCCGTCGCCGCCGACGAGGCCCACGCGATCGGGCTGGCCAACCGCGTGGTGCCGAAAGGCCAAGCGCGCCAACACGCCGAAGCGCTGGCGGCCGAACTCGCCCAGTGGCCGCAGCAGTGCATGCGGTCGGACCGGATGTCGATGCTGAATCAGTGGGGGATGTCGGAGGCCGACGCGATGGACGTCGAGTTCGGCAGTCTGTCGCGGGTTGCGGCCGAATCCCTGGACGGCGCCGCGCGTTTCAGCGCGGGGGCGGGCCGCCACGGACAGAAGGCCTAG
- a CDS encoding DUF3060 domain-containing protein — MTPHRLRLISCLGATALAVSLTACGSTSQDTGTPTATAGSSGAQVEIGNTINYGSFGTTAEIDCADGKSLNVGGSNNTLTVKGTCAKANIGGADNKISFDRVDAELSVVGLNNTVTYRDGEPKVNDTGRNNDISKG, encoded by the coding sequence ATGACGCCTCACCGCCTCCGCCTGATCAGCTGTCTCGGTGCCACCGCACTGGCGGTCTCGCTGACCGCGTGCGGTTCGACCAGTCAGGACACCGGCACACCGACGGCAACGGCGGGCTCATCCGGGGCGCAGGTGGAAATCGGCAACACCATCAACTACGGGTCGTTCGGCACGACCGCCGAGATCGACTGCGCCGACGGCAAGTCGCTCAACGTCGGCGGCTCCAACAACACCCTCACGGTCAAGGGCACGTGCGCCAAGGCCAACATCGGCGGCGCGGACAACAAGATCTCGTTCGACCGGGTGGACGCCGAACTGTCGGTGGTCGGCTTGAACAACACCGTGACCTACCGCGACGGCGAGCCGAAGGTCAACGACACCGGCAGGAACAACGACATCAGCAAGGGCTGA
- a CDS encoding DUF3060 domain-containing protein — protein MTASVVGRVFAVGALAVGASLASVHPVAQAKNGDTHITGIGVVQTIDCNNATLIVLGNNNQINALGTCWAVTVQGSSNVVIADNVINDITVYGWDQTVYYKDGAPIVWDRGRELGMTNRIDRVSA, from the coding sequence GTGACTGCATCGGTGGTGGGACGTGTGTTCGCGGTGGGCGCGCTGGCGGTCGGGGCCTCGCTGGCCTCGGTACACCCGGTCGCGCAGGCGAAGAACGGCGACACCCACATCACGGGGATCGGCGTCGTCCAGACCATCGACTGCAACAACGCCACGCTGATCGTCCTGGGCAACAACAACCAGATCAACGCGCTGGGCACCTGCTGGGCGGTGACCGTCCAGGGTTCGTCGAACGTCGTGATCGCCGACAACGTCATCAACGACATCACCGTGTACGGCTGGGACCAGACGGTGTACTACAAGGACGGCGCACCGATCGTGTGGGACCGCGGCCGCGAGCTGGGGATGACAAACCGGATCGATCGGGTATCCGCCTAG
- a CDS encoding DUF3558 domain-containing protein: MLRVGRVLAVAVTATATVAGCAQTVSGTAQRADGAAAGQDRSYGYVDDRCGLLDDSTVQAMLGADEVTRPYSGAVCQYILTRRAGGAATVDVTFSWFDTGTLQRERQLATARGATVTDEVVERHKAFSARRDTTGAACSATAAAGSGVLSWWVQYRGQSTGDPCIDAAKLLSATLRSDM, translated from the coding sequence ATGCTCCGGGTCGGACGTGTTCTCGCCGTCGCGGTCACTGCGACGGCGACGGTTGCAGGCTGCGCGCAGACCGTCAGCGGCACCGCGCAGCGCGCCGACGGCGCCGCCGCGGGCCAGGACCGCAGCTACGGCTACGTCGACGACCGCTGCGGACTGCTCGACGACAGCACGGTGCAGGCCATGCTCGGCGCCGACGAGGTGACCCGCCCCTACAGCGGCGCGGTCTGCCAGTACATCCTGACCCGTCGCGCAGGCGGCGCGGCGACCGTCGACGTCACGTTCTCCTGGTTCGACACCGGAACCCTGCAGAGGGAACGGCAGCTGGCCACCGCGCGCGGCGCCACCGTCACCGACGAGGTGGTGGAACGCCACAAGGCGTTCTCCGCGCGCCGGGACACCACCGGCGCCGCCTGTTCGGCCACCGCCGCGGCCGGCTCGGGCGTATTGAGCTGGTGGGTGCAGTACCGCGGGCAGTCCACCGGGGATCCCTGCATCGACGCCGCGAAGCTGCTCTCGGCGACGTTGCGCTCGGATATGTGA
- a CDS encoding DUF3558 domain-containing protein — translation MNTRITARLCVGLALGALLTGCGADDDRDGPAAGPGGSTSGEGFESVDCNGITDADIAKVAGPDMYTPAAVSDAGCFWQEDNLADGIGAGMGISTWWYRGSDMDTERGLEERAGRTLTEMTVDGNKGFMAYDDAACSIYVAKGTDVITWSIQTMNATGMPDLCGVIEELAQLSQQRVN, via the coding sequence GTGAACACCCGCATCACCGCCCGCCTCTGCGTGGGGCTGGCTCTCGGCGCGCTGCTGACCGGCTGCGGGGCCGACGACGACCGCGACGGTCCGGCCGCCGGCCCCGGCGGCTCGACGTCGGGGGAGGGGTTCGAGAGCGTGGACTGCAACGGCATCACCGACGCCGACATCGCCAAGGTGGCGGGGCCGGACATGTACACCCCCGCGGCGGTCAGCGATGCCGGCTGTTTCTGGCAGGAAGACAATCTGGCCGACGGCATCGGGGCGGGCATGGGCATCTCGACCTGGTGGTACCGCGGCTCCGACATGGACACCGAGCGGGGGCTTGAGGAGCGCGCCGGCCGCACGCTGACCGAGATGACCGTGGACGGGAACAAGGGCTTCATGGCCTATGACGACGCCGCGTGCAGCATCTACGTGGCCAAGGGCACCGACGTGATCACCTGGTCGATCCAGACGATGAACGCCACCGGCATGCCCGATCTGTGCGGCGTGATCGAAGAACTGGCGCAGCTGAGCCAACAGCGGGTGAACTAG
- a CDS encoding TetR/AcrR family transcriptional regulator encodes MAARPPRSTKLSRDAIVNAALTFLDREGWDALTINALANQLGTKGPSLYNHVHSLDDLRRTVRMRVVGDIIEMLNTVGQGRSPDDAVMVMASAYRSYAHHHPGRYSAFTRMPLGGDDPEFTEATRAAATPVIEVLGTFGLESEAAFNAALEFWSAMHGFVLLEMTGVMAGVDTDAVFNDMVARLAAGMRLR; translated from the coding sequence ATGGCAGCGCGTCCGCCGCGCTCGACAAAGCTCAGCCGCGACGCCATCGTCAACGCCGCGCTGACGTTCCTCGACCGGGAGGGCTGGGACGCGCTGACCATCAACGCGCTGGCCAATCAGCTCGGTACCAAGGGCCCGTCGCTCTACAACCACGTGCACTCGCTCGATGACCTGCGCCGCACAGTCCGCATGCGGGTGGTGGGGGACATCATCGAGATGCTCAACACCGTCGGGCAGGGCCGCAGCCCGGACGACGCGGTGATGGTGATGGCCAGTGCCTACCGCAGTTACGCCCACCACCACCCGGGCCGGTACTCGGCGTTCACCCGGATGCCGCTCGGCGGTGACGACCCGGAGTTCACCGAGGCCACCAGGGCCGCTGCGACGCCGGTCATCGAGGTGCTGGGCACGTTCGGCCTGGAGAGCGAGGCCGCGTTCAACGCGGCGCTGGAGTTCTGGTCGGCGATGCACGGCTTCGTTCTGCTGGAGATGACGGGTGTGATGGCCGGCGTCGACACCGACGCGGTGTTCAACGACATGGTGGCCCGATTGGCCGCCGGTATGCGGCTCCGTTGA